The DNA window GACAGTTCTTCACTCCCCTCGCACATCAGTGACTTTATCCCAGTCGTGTAGCCATCACATATGGGTCCTTCAGATTCTTTCACTTCCTCATCTACCTGCTATATACAtaggagacagagagatgtgTTCGATAGTGTCGTATTCTTGTATTGTAACACCAAAACACTTTAAAAGGTGTCACCTATAAAAAGTTTATCTCCTCAGTGACAATGCAAAGTACAATCAGATTTCTACAGTGCATTTTAcactcatttattattattattattattaattattgaaCATGTTCCGTGTATTAAATTGAAGAATGAGTAAAGTTACACATGAGCACAGCTGTGTAAAGGGAAGTGAGGTTGTGAGGTGAAGCAGAAATATAGCACAATGCTTCTTACTCTCGTTATCGCGAGATTGCAGCATTTAGCGACCtgacagcgagagagagcgagagccagagagagagagagagagagagagagagagagagagagagagagaaagcgctAAACAACCGAGAAGTCGAGAAAGCAGCACCGAGAGACACCGACATCTGGCCACACATCATGAAAAGACAGCAGAACATCTGAGGAAGCAAGAAAAGCGTCGACAATTCTGTAAGTACTGCGTTATGGAGAGGGCCGAAAACGGGAAGGTTTaaagttgtttgtgtgtgtgtgtgtgtgtgtgtgtgtgtgtgtgtgtgtgtgtgtgtgtgtgtgtgtgtgtgtgtgtgcgcgcgcgcgcgcgtgtgtgagagagagagtgtgtgtgtgtgtgtgagagagagagagagagagagagagagagagagagagagagagagactgtgtgtgtgtgtgtgtgtgtgtgtgtgtgtgtgtgtgtgtgtgtgtgtgtgtgtgtgtgtgtgtgtgtgtgagagagagactgtgtgtgtgtgcgcgcgctacCTCGGTCACCACCTCCGCGCAGTGCAGTTGTCGACTTGCTTCGGCGTTAAaggctccaacacacacacacacacacacacacacacacacacacacacacacacacacacacacacacacacacacacacacacacacacacgaaccgGGCAGCTTTGCGACTTTGGCTCACCTTTTTGAGCAATTTTATCGCGTGATGTTTTACTGATCATCAAAAAAGCGCCTTATTCAATCTGCCCTAAAGTTTGTGTCGACCATTATATCCGTGAGCATCTTGTCTGATAATAAAGATTGACAAGGAGTAGAAATAGATGcactttcagaaagaaaaaaagacaaaaagttaATGTGTGAGGAACCAGTGCAGATTTTTCTTAAAAGTTTTCCCCAAGAAGAGATCGGTGTCTGCGATCCGACTGTAATATCGTAATCAGTGCtgtgcgacacacacacacgcacacgcgcgcacacacacacacacacacacacacacacacacacacacgaagttATATGAACCgtgattttttttgctctagTCGCCGGATTCCGGGTAACATATGGCGTGAACGCGAGCACAGCTGGAGGTAGCGTTTGCACGGCGCTGATGTCAGAGCAGCTGACTCCACAGCTTGCGGGATAATTAGCGAACAGGGCCACCAGTTCACCCACTCGCTTGTTTTTGCTCGGACGTGAAGCGCGAGCTCTTGCTTTCTCgccgctgtttttttttcttctcgcGAGCTTCGGAGCCCGAGACAGCGCTGTTCGGGTTTCGGCGCGTGTTGAGTTTAAACCCGGTTTGTTTTGTTCCTTAGCGACTCCGGGAGCTGCGCGCGAGCGACTTCTCTAAGCGCCATCAACAAGGTATGGCAGCGATTCGTTCACTGGTAATAAACTGTAGTGACATTCTGACATAGACGACAAACGTCCGCGTTGTCCGTTAAGAAGAGTATCAGCTTTGTGCCCATGCTGAAAGTTTTTATTCATAATGGTGAAGTTGTCCAAAAATTCCACACTGATttcagaacagtgtgtgtgtgtgtgtgtgtgtgtgtgagtgtgtgtgtgtgtgtgtgtgtgtgtgacaactGGCACTGGGAAAACAGGTCAATCccagtgtcagtgtttctgTACTTTAAATCTGTTGTATGATTTTACTTATGTTTTGTCTCCAGTGGTCTCTGGTCCTAACGCTTTGCTAAGCCTGTTTTGTCGCCTCTATTTGAACGCCTCGCCCTGTTTATTCAACATCCGGTTTTTCCTGTTCTTTCTGCCAGGTTATGAGAGAAGCATGGAGTTCCCAGACCATAGCCGTCACTTGCTGCAGTGCCTTAGTCAGCAGCGTCACCAGGGCTTCCTGTGCGACTGCACGGTGCTGGTTGGCGCAGCACGGTTCCGTGCGCACCGGGCCGTGTTGGCCTCATGCAGCATGTACTTCCACCTTTTCTACCGGGACCAGCTGGACACCCATGATGTGGTGCGACTGAACAGTGACATTGTGACAGCACCAGCGTTCAGCCTGCTCCTCGAGTTCATGTACGAGGGTAAGCTCGAGTTCAGTACGCTGCCAGTGGAGGACGTGCTGGCCGCCGCCAGTTATCTGCATATGTATGACATTGTCAAAGTGTGCAAGGGAAGACTGAAAGAAAAGGAACTGTCCTGCCTGGATGAGAAACTTGTTGACAGTGTGAGTCTGAGCTGCCTGGACAGAGAGAGCTTGCATGACAGGGAGATAGAGCCCTGCAAAATCCCCCTGAGAGGCCAAATGGCAGATGACATGGACATAGATGACATCACAGATTGCGATAGGCCAGCAATGGCAAGGCAGAAGGCTAACGGTCACCTTAGTGGGTCTCCGGACCTTGTAGGTGTCAATTATGTGTCAGCCGAGGCCGAGGCCCATGTGCGAACAGCTGGAAAAACGAATGTGGACGTCAGCGGTGCGTCCCAAAGGTCCCGGGCGCTCCATGACACGGACAGTGCGCTGGACTTGTCTTTGAAGGCTCTGTCGGGCAGAGATGTGGGACAGCTGGCCCACGACAGGCAGCAGCAGGGCATAGAGATGCACGCGCGAGACGAACACGGCACACTGTCAGTGAAGGAAGAGGGTGGGGGTGCCAGCTTTGGGAATAGTGTGCCCATGACAGGGTTCGATGCCCTCTTTAGGGGCAGAAATGGCACTCTGCTGCCCCCGGAGGAGCACCTTATGATggaggatgatgaggaggaggtggtggggTTGGACGctgatgaagaagaggaggggGTGGGAGGAAGGGTGGGAGTTTTAGTGGCACAAAGGGCACGTAGTCACAGCCGAGAGGGGAGCGAGGAGGCTCGAGGAAGAAGTGAAGCACAcagtgaagaggaagaggacgaCGACGAGCTGGTCTCCACGGACCTCGCTGCACTTCTGCCACCAACAGGCACTGTTCCAGTCTGTGTGTGCCCACTATGCAGCAAGGCATTCCCAACGCCTCACGCTCTGCAGCCGCACCTGAGCTCACACTTTCGCGAGCGGGAGGGCGCCCGCACCAAGCTCTCGCCCGACGCTTCGGTGCCTACCTGTGCTCAGTGTGGCAAGACCTTCTCATGTGCATACACGTTAAAGCGGCACGAGCGCACACACTCGGGTGAGAAGCCCTACACTTGTGGCACATGTGGCAAGAGCTTCCAGTACTCTCACAACTTGAGTAGGCATGCCGTGGTGCACACACGTGAGAAACCTCATGCCTGCAAGTGGTGCGAGCGCCGCTTCACACAGTCAGGAGACCTGTACCGTCATATACGCAAGTTCCACTGCGCCCTCGTCAAGACCCTCTCTGTCGGATAAGCACACTCCTTTTCTACTCTCAAAGGCTGTTTTTGACATATATATGAAGTATTTAAGCATAGAGGGGAGTCCTTCTCTAAACCCTAAGACACAGTGGTTGCACTCGGCCGGCTGTAGATACGTTAAATTTGGATCCAgtattttgctgtatttttaatGCAGAGTTTAGGACTCAAGGTCCTATTGGAGTCCTTCCACCCAGTGGAGAAGTGTGAAGTGAAGCTTTCTGATGCACTTGGTCTGTCACTGGCAGCGTCTTCTGAAGTTCAATGATAAATATGAGTATTTTTTATCATGTCGACAGTAGTATACATTGTGAAGTAATCGAATCTCACTGAATGGATGCAACGTTGTATTGACGTGAGCAATTGAAATTTTTAAGTTATATCTGCAAATTAATTTAATCATAGATTCATAACTGACCGATTTTTGATCAAAAGAGAAGTTGGAAGTGATTATTTGGCTGTGACTAATTTATCACTTCTGGGGAAACAGGGTCATGTGTTTCCTCTTGAATTGGAAACTGTTTGTGAAGTAATACAAGCAATGCACAAGTCATTTGAAAAGACATGTACtaactttattattactgtaatactgcaggtTTTCTGCAAAAGAActaaaatgaaatcaaaaaaaaattttttgagaGGCTGAATGAGGTGACAAAGGACCTCTGGATGTGATTGAACTAAAATAACCCCTTTTATTAATTAGCTAGCATTTTTTTGGTGGGTCTTTTATTAATCCTATTGAACTGGGCAACACTAACAATTTGACAAATATTCTGGTGGAACATGAATGTCGGAGCCtttatttcgtttttttttttttttttttcaaatgaactTTATCCTTTCTTCCTACCTAACATTTTTGTTAGTTGTTTTGCTTAACACTCACAGGTTaagttctatatatatatttttagttttaatgACAAGAGGCACTAAAAGGCCACATAatactgtttcatttttttcctgagAAACTTGATTAGAATTCTTTATTAGTTCTGTTGGTTCAGGGTTTACTGTAAACATCTGAAGTATAGACAGTTGTTAGGTCCTAGTACGTCCTATGGGTACTGTTTCGGCTACACTGAATGGATTGATTGTAAAATCAGTTGCTGTATATCGGTTTATCATTTCACTGTAACTTGCGTAGATAAGCCATCTGTAATCGCTGTTTGTCGACTGTACATACAACACTGATATTCTGTAGGCTGCTATTTctaactgtatatttattgtaaatatgcattttatttatctttttgttttttgtttttttttgttttgtttcttgacAACAATCTGAAATCTCTCAACTCTTAGGACTTTCGAAGTCGAAGTCTTCCCTCGGTTTGTTGGTATGTTTTAAAGCCTGTGATGCTGTAACTTTTTAACAGATGTAGCAGATTCAGAAGCACAACATCACCAAGTCCTAGaattgaaacaaaaaaagatcCCAGGTATTTATTTAGGGAGTGAAACATCACATTCTGCTCTGAAACTACTGGAACTTTTACAACCGATGGTGTTTGTAAgagtgtttgtttctgtcagCGCAGCTACTCGGTGTAATATCTCCtgcaaaacacaacagaaacattaGAGTCGGTAAGGATGTGAGCACAGACGTGTGAGGCTCACTGACCGGACTCCACCCTCAAAGCATTTCTTCATTGCACATTTGTCGGGCAGCtgtttttgaatttgtttaAGTTTTTATAAGCTCTGTGCATGTTAAAAAGGCTCTTCCGTGAAATTCTCTGTGAAACACTGGAAATCAGTGGactgaacacaacaaacaaatcttaatacagtacattttccATCAATGGTGcgattatattattaattagagCTGGACAGTAGagctagtctttttttttccccagacagTCTATCTGATGCAGCTAATACAGACGAAATGGAAGGGGGTTTTGGTAAGAATCTGACTCCACTGAGATTCATACGTTGAAGTAATATGCATCGACTTGATCTACACAGTATGTGCCTTGTCGAGACACATTAATCCAACAGCAAGTTCATCATCGGGCATTATTGTCAGCCTGTAATTATTCATTCTGCACAAGTTGTtactgaaagcaaaaaaaaacaacaacataataataattttatgatatatcacaaaatgttaaaagaacagaatacaatattataatattaggCCGTGTATAGCGTATAGGAAACAGGTGCATCATACTTGAAGTGACTTCCTGTTTGCATGCAGTCATGTGATCAGCAGCGAGACAATATTTAACTATCACATATGACCAGCAGGAGCCTAATCACGGTTAATGCAAGCAACAGTAATAACTCCTTTAAAGATGTGCTTCGATTTGAAAAATCGAGCCATTACCTAAGGCACAGATATGCGTTTCTTTAGCAAAAGTGTGTATGTAAGCATTAATACTGGAATATCGTCTTCTAAGGTTCAGACTGTGAAACTGTATAATCACAAGAgttatttattgatttctttCTCGTGCAAATATTTTACTGAGTTTGACTTAAGTAATGAAAGATGCTACTAAACTGAGAACATTTTTAATAGACTTTGTAGAAGTGCCATtagatttaatataatttttttttataagaaacaTATATTTTATAGGAAACAGATGCTTTGATGTTAGTGCTCTAGTGAATGTAGGTGACAATCTGTTTgattttaatgattattattattattattattattatttttgacagATTAACTCTGTTATGTTACAAGTTGGAATTTGTTTGTGGTTTTCATTTGCCGCTTTTGAcgtgtacccgtgtgtgtgctgtggaaaAAGTGACAATCTTGAGCTAGGACTTTATTTCGATTCTGTATAGATTAAATAGAGAATTTTATGTCATAACtacgtgtatttgtgtgtatgtgcgtgtgtttaaGTTATTTCTCTTGTTACTATTGCACTTTAatgtactgttaaaaaaaatattaacctaATCTATTTTCTAGATGTAGATCAACAGTACATTTTCATATGAATTAcgttttggttgtttttttttcgttttttttttttttaaacgtgttTTATCTCACTGAGAAAGCCCAAAGTCTCTTTTC is part of the Tachysurus fulvidraco isolate hzauxx_2018 chromosome 12, HZAU_PFXX_2.0, whole genome shotgun sequence genome and encodes:
- the zbtb42 gene encoding zinc finger and BTB domain-containing protein 18.2; its protein translation is MEFPDHSRHLLQCLSQQRHQGFLCDCTVLVGAARFRAHRAVLASCSMYFHLFYRDQLDTHDVVRLNSDIVTAPAFSLLLEFMYEGKLEFSTLPVEDVLAAASYLHMYDIVKVCKGRLKEKELSCLDEKLVDSVSLSCLDRESLHDREIEPCKIPLRGQMADDMDIDDITDCDRPAMARQKANGHLSGSPDLVGVNYVSAEAEAHVRTAGKTNVDVSGASQRSRALHDTDSALDLSLKALSGRDVGQLAHDRQQQGIEMHARDEHGTLSVKEEGGGASFGNSVPMTGFDALFRGRNGTLLPPEEHLMMEDDEEEVVGLDADEEEEGVGGRVGVLVAQRARSHSREGSEEARGRSEAHSEEEEDDDELVSTDLAALLPPTGTVPVCVCPLCSKAFPTPHALQPHLSSHFREREGARTKLSPDASVPTCAQCGKTFSCAYTLKRHERTHSGEKPYTCGTCGKSFQYSHNLSRHAVVHTREKPHACKWCERRFTQSGDLYRHIRKFHCALVKTLSVG